The Paenibacillus sp. FSL W8-0426 region CTGAAAGGGCCGGATGGCGTGCAGACGACTGGAGCAACGCAGAGCGTAGGCGAATTCGAATTCGCCATCACGAACAAAGCGACGGAAGCCCAACAGATTGCGGCCATTCAGATCGTCGATTACATGTTCAGCGAAGAGGGTGCTCTCTATGCAGAGTACGGTCCAACGGAAGGAAAGGGATGGAAGAAGGCCGAGGCGGACGAAAAAAACATCAATGGCGAACCTGCCAAGTATAGTTACTACAACCTGCCTGAACGCGATCCGAATATCGTCGTGAACGAGAGCTGGTCGCAAATCGGTGCTCACGATTTGTCCAATACGTTCCGCAACCTGTTCGCTGAAGGGCAGAACCCGCTTGAAGCCGAAGGTTACGGCACGCGCCTTGCCCAGGCTACCAATGTGTATGCGCCGTACGCCCCGAAAGAGGTCTATCCTGCCAATGTCTTCATCCGTCCCGAGGATACGGAAACGGCCGCTCAGCTGACCACAGCCATCAAGGATTACGTGCAAACCAACATGGCCCAGTTCATTATCGGCAGCAAGAGCATCGACAAGGAGTGGGACGCGTACGTGAAAGGATTTGACGGGCTGGGTCTGAGTCAGTACCTGGAGATCTACCAGCGCGCGATCGAGAAAAACCAATAATCCAGACGGATCTATAAAAGAGGCTGTCCCGGTCCGATGAATCGCGACCGGGACGGTCTTCTCCTATACTCCTTGCATTGGGGCTCATGTGAGTTGAATTTGAATGAAGGTTTCATAAGCGGAGGGGATATTTGCCGCTCCAGGCAAGGGCGGGTGATGTATTTCATTCATATATCAGTGGCGGGGGGTTCCGGAGATGAGGAGCAATTGGTTCAGACGTTTGCTGTTGTCGTATTTGCCCGTGTTTTTTATCGTGACCACCATTTTGTTTTTTATCTTTTTCCAGGTGTTCAATGAACAGAATCGGAGGGAAGCCCTCAAAGCCAATGAATTTCTGGCCTCGCAGGTGACCCAATACCTGGACAATTCGCTGCGGTCGATCGATTTCAAGGTATTGCGCGAAATGTTGACCAACAGCACCCTCAAAAATTATTACGCCGGCTACGGCGGCGGGGATGTCTATGCGGACATTCAGGCGATGGAGGCCATTGACGAGCTGAAAATCGAATACCCGCTAATCGATTCCATCTATCTCGTTCGAAATACGGACGATACGGTGTTTAGCAATGGAAAGCGGGTTGCGGTCGCCGATTTTCCCGATGCCGGTTTTATCCGGGACAGCCGCGAAGCGGACATTCAAAAATGGGTCGGTGCCAGAGCGTTCAAGGCGTTTCCGTCCCAGGCGGCCAAACAGGTCGTCACCTTGATCCGGGGAGCCAGCAATGGTGCCGGACTCATCGTGGTCAATGTGGACTTGGCCACCCTGCGCAAATCGATCATGCAGATGTATGATCCGGAGTTCACGTTCGTTCATATCTATAACAACCAGGGAGGCAATCTGTGGGATGGAGCAATGGGTGAGCGATCTGCCGTCAAAGCAGCATCCGGCGAAGTATTCTCGGAGTTTACGTCCAGCTACAGCGGATGGAAGGTCCAAACCGGGCTGAATAACGGCAAAATCGTCAAATTTGCCCTGAAGTTTTACGATATCTGGTTTGTGTTTGCGCTGGCCGTGGTGTTGACCGGCGTGATCTGGGTGATTTACGTCACCCGTAGAAATTACAAGCCGCTTCAGCAGATCGTTACGCTGATCGAGACGGTGGCCTCGCAGAAGCAGCCTGCGCCGGGGGTCAACCAGGCGAAGGAAAACGAATTCCGTTTCATCCATGCCACGCTGGAGCGCATGATCGAGCAATCCAGGCATTATCAGGAGGAACATGAGGAGAACCTCATTTTGCATAAAAAGTACCTGTTCCAGGAGCTGCTCGAAGGCACTTCCGAATTTTCCGCAGAGGAATTGGCCGCAGGCATGCGCAGGTTCAACCTGCCCGAGCCGGGAACGCGGTGGTCCGTCATGGCGGTGGAGATTGACCGCTATGCCCGCTTTACTGCCGAGTACCATCTTCAGGATCAGTCGCTCCTGAAGTTCGTCCTGTCGAGCATGCTGCAGGAGAACGCCCGCAAGGAAGGCATGGAAGTATGGGCAGAGTGGATTGCGGGGCATAGGCTGTACGCCATTGCATGGCTGCCGGAAGGGGTGCTGCTGGAGGATGCGGAACAGCGGCTTCTCTCAGGGTACATGGAGCAGGTGGGCCAATATCTGAACTTTACGGTCACGATCGGCGTCGGGCGGGTGGCTGTTGATCTGCGCGGCTTGCGCGCCTCCTTCAAGGAGGCGGTCCGTACACTCGATTACAAAGCTGTGCTTGGTCTTAACCGGATTATCCCTTGTTCGGACGTTCCGGACTCGACCAACGACGTCTACGAGTTCCTGAAAACCATCTCTTCGCTGGTGCAGGCCATGCGGCTGTCCGATGGCGATTGGGAGAAGCATTTCGATCGGTTGTTCGAGCAGATCCGCGCTTCGGTTCTGTCCAGGCAGGAGATCATGAACACGGTCCAGCTGCTGTTCCAGCACTACAACCGGGAATTCGCTGAGCTTCCCCGCGAGTACCATGAGCTTTGGGCCGAAGTGTTCGGAGGTCTGCTGCCGCGGCTGGAGGAATGGGAGACGGAGGAGGATTTGCGCCTGCTGTGCCTGGAAGGATTCCGGGAGCTTGCACGGCGGATGAACGAGCTGCGCTGTTCCAAGAAACACGGGACGAACATTTTGGAGATTCGAAAGTATATCGAGGAGAATTATAGCAATCCGGACCTTTCTCTGAATTATTTGAGCGATCTGTTCGATATCAATCCGAAGTACCTGAGCAAGCTTTTCAAAGACGAAATCGGGGAGAAGTTCGTCGACCTGCTGATCAGCCAGCGGATCGAGAAGGCCAAACAGCTGATGCAGGAAACCGACAAAGCTATTCAGGAAATCAGCGAGGAAGTAGGGTATACCAACTACAACTCCTTTAACCGGGCATTCAAAAACGTGGTCGGCATGGCGCCGAGCGATTACCGTAAAGCTATTTGATAAGACGGTGCATCTCGTGAACAGTTTAACGAATCTCAGACACCTTATATCGTCGAAATCGGCCGATCTGTCGCTCTAACGAACATGAGACACGTTAATTTCGCCTTAAATGCTGCATCGACCCTCGATTTTCAGCAAATAACGCTGCTGAGATTCGTTAGAGCTGAGAAGGCTGCTGTTTATTAGAAGTAACGTGTATACGATTCGTTAGAAACTGAGGAACCCTTTTGAATTGTTCATTTGACGTTTGGCAGGGAATGAAAAGTTGGCGCCGATGCGCTCGTACTTCTCGCATACTATTTTGATGTACAAAAGGAGAACGCACATGGACTACAGAGATGCTTCACGTCCGGTACCCGAGCGGGTGCAGGATCTGCTCGGGCGCATGACGACCGAGGAGAAGATTGGGCAGTTGATCCAGCCGATGGGCTGGAAAGCGTACGCCAAAGAGGCGGACGGCACCGTGCAGGTGACGGAAGCATTCAAGCAGGACGTGGCGGATGGAGGAGTCGGGTCGCTCTATGGCGCGCTTCGTGCCGATCCGTGGACCGAGGTGACGCTGGAGACCGGACTTTCGCCGCGCCAGGGTGCGGAGGCGATGAACGAGATTCAGCGATACGCGATTGAGCATTCCCGGCTCGGCATTCCCGTTCTCTTCGGCGAAGAATGCTCGCATGGTCACATGGCGATCTGCGCAACCGTGTTTCCCGTACCCTTGCTGGTCGGGAGTACATGGAATCCTGCGCTGTATCGGCAAATGAGCGAAGCCATCGCACTGGAGACGCGCAGCCAGGGAGGGGCGGTGACTTATTCGCCGGTGCTTGACGTGGTACGTGATCCACGCTGGGGCCGTACCGAGGAGTGCTTTGCCGAGGATCCTTACCTTATTGGGGAGCTGGCTGTGGCTGCCGTCGAAGGTTTGCAGGGCGAGCGTTTGGATTCTCCGCATACCATTGCGGCGACGCTGAAGCATTTCGCGGCCTACGGCAGTTCGGAAGGCGGGCGCAACGCGGCACCCGTACATATGGGCATGCGGGAGCTGCATGAGATCGACCTGCTTCCGTTCAAAAAAGCGGTGGAAGCAGGCGCCTGCTCCGTCATGACGGCGTACAACGAAATCGACGGCGTGCCTTGCACATCAAGCACATATCTGCTGAATGACGTTTTGCGCGAGCAATGGGGATTCGAGGGTGTGGTTATCACGGACTTTGGCGCGATCCAGATGCTGGTGCACGGCCACAACACGGCGGAGAATGGCGAACAGGCCGCAGCTCAGGCGCTGAGGGCGGGTGTGGACATGGAAATGTCGGGATATATGTTCCGTAAGCATCTGAAACAAGCGTTGGAGCAGGGATTTATGGCTGAGCACGATCTGGATCAGGCGGTGAGCCGCGTGCTGGAGCTGAAGTTCAGATTGGGACTGTTCGAGCAGCCGTTCGTCGATCCCGCCTTTGCGGAACGGGTCATCGGCTGCGAAGCGCACAAGGAGCTGGCTCGGCAGGTGGCCCGGGAAGGCATAGTATTGCTGAAAAACGAAAACGGCACGCTTCCCCTCGCTAAAAAAGGGTATACACTTGCCGTCATCGGTCCGAATGCCAACCACGTTTATAATCAACTCGGCGATTACACCTCGCCTCAGCCGAAGGGAAAGGTCGTTACCGTACTGGAGGGCATTCGCGCCAACCTGGCGTCGCTCGGGGAAGATGCGGCCGAGGTGCTTTACGCGCCGGGCTGCCGCATCAAGGGCGAATCGCGCGAAGGGTTCGCTCAAGCGCTTGACGCTGCGGAGCAGGCCGATGCCATCGTGATGGTCATGGGCGGCTCCAGCGCCCGGGACTTCGGCGAAGGCACGATTGATTTGAGAACGGGGGCCTCTGTCGTTACAGACGACCCTTGGAACGACATGGAGTGCGGCGAGGGCATCGACCGCTCTTCGCTCAGTCTGACGGGCGTTCAGCTGGAGCTGGTGCAAGAGGTACATAAGCTCGGCAAACCCGTCATTGTGGTGTACATCAACGGTCGGCCGATCGCAGAGCCGTGGATCGACGAGCACGCGCATGCGATTCTGGAAGCATGGTATCCCGGACAGGAGGGCGGAAATGCCATCGCGGACATTTTATTCGGGGATGCCAACCCCTCCGGCAGGCTCAGCGTGTCCGTTCCGAAGCATGTCGGCCAGCTTCCGGTGGTGTACCATGCCAGACGAACCCGTGGCAAACGGTACTTGGAGATGGAACTTGCACCGCAATATCCGTTCGGTTTCGGGCTCAGCTACACCACGTTTGACTACGCTAATATCCGGGTGACGCCCGAAGTGATCGGACCGGACGAGGAAGCAGAGCTTCATGTAGACGTGACGAACAGCGGCACCGTTGCCGGAATGGAGGTCGTTCAGCTCTATGTCACGGACGTTACCGCCTCCGTTACGCGACCTGAACTGGCGCTGGGGGGATTCACCAAGATTGAGCTTGAACCTGGACAGACACGGACTGTTACACTCAAGGTCGGCTTTGAGCAGCTCTCGCTCGTGGACTCGCAGCTGCGCCGCATCGTGGAACCGGGTGAGTTCAGGTTGAAGGCAGGCCGTCATTCGCAGGATGGAATCGAGTGCACGCTGCGTGTACGGAACAAGGGGGGAGAAGCATGATCCGCATTCATCGTTTCATTCAGGATATGGAGCAGAGCCGCTGGCTTGATTGCATTGAGCTGCCACAGTGGCAGGTGCAGAGGACCAAATACGTTGTTCCAGCCGAATATGAAGACGAGCAAGAGGCGGCTGCCTTGGAGGACATTACGGCGCTGCAAGGCGTTCATGGCACGACGTATCGACTGGGCACTACATTGGATATTCCGCCGGAGTGGGAGGATGGCGCGATTGGCTTAGTTTTTGAAACCCGAGGCGAAGGATTGCTGCGAGTGAACGGCCAGCCGTATCACGGCTTGGACCGGAACCATGGCTTTGTGCCATTGCCAAGAAGCCGGACCGGCATGAATCCGCTGCTTGAGGTGGAGCTTTACGATCCGATTCCGGAGCCCCACGATCCCTTAAACCGGCAAGCCACGATCAACCCGCCGATCCGCGGCATCCGCGCAGCGCTCGTACACGTCAATCGCCCGCTGCAGAGCTTGATGTACAGCGTAAAAGTGCTCGCCGAATCGCTGCGCGAATTGCCGGAAGCCGACCTGAAGAGGGGCCGCTTGATCCAGGCCGTGCATCGGATTATGGATGAGATGTACGACAATCCGGAACGCTGGAGCGACGCAGGCTGGGTCGGCGAGTTCGAGCATACGCTCGCTCTTGCCGTACAGGAGGTGGACCCGGAGCCAGCCCGTTCCGGATTCATGCATCTGATCGGGCAATCGCATATCGACGTCGCTTGGCTGTGGCCGGTACGCGAAACGGTGCGCAAAACCAGCCGCACCTTCTCGACGATGTGCGCCCTGATGGACGAGTATCCGGACTTCGTCTACTCCCAGAGCCAGCCGCAGCTCTATGCCTTTGCGAAAGAGCATTATCCTGAGCTGTACGAACGCGTCAAGGCCCGGATTGCCGAGGGGCGATGGGAGCTTGTCGGCGGCATGTGGGTCGAGCCGGACCTGAACATTCCGAGCGGTGAATCGCTGGTGCGCCAGATGTTGTACGGACAGCGATTCTACGAGGCCGAGTTCGGCAAGCGGTCGAAGATCGAGTGGCTGCCCGATACGTTCGGATATTGTGCGTCCCTGCCGCAGCTGCTGAAGCAGGCAGGCATTTCCTACTTCATGACGACCAAGCTGAATTGGAATGACACGAATGTTTTTCCGCATGACTTGTTCGAGTGGGTAGGGATTGACGGTACGTCTGTGCTCTCCTACTTGAACCACGGCGTGAATGAGCATACGCGCCCGAAAGATGTGGCGGAGCATTGGCAGTCCTACAGGCAGAAGGGAGTTCATCCCGAGCAGTTGCTCCTATACGGGCATGGCGACGGCGGCGGCGGGGTCACGAGCGAAATGGTGGAGATGGCTGAAAAAGCCGCCTTTATGGTGGGTCAACCTGTCAGCAGGTTCAGCACGGCCGCTTCATTCTTCGAAGGCATAACAGAGCGGCAGCCGGAATTGCCGCAGTGGCATGGCGATCTTTATTTGGAGCTGCACCGCGGAACGTACACGACGCATGCACGGAACAAACGCAGCAACCGCAAAGCGGAGGTGTTGTACCGGGAAGCGGAAGTGTGGGGCCAACTCGCGGGTCTCTCGAGCGCTGCCACATCAATGGCCATCCCAAAAGAGCGCGTCTCGAGCGCTGCCGTTCACGGAGCAGACCCGGCACAGTTGAAAAGCAAGCTGGATGAAGGATGGAAGCTGATCATGCTGAACCAGTTCCATGACATTATTCCGGGAACATCGATTCCCGAGGTTTATGTGACATCGGCGCAAGAATACGCTCAGGTCTTTGAACTGGGAACGTCGGCCTTGACGGGCGCACTGGATAATATTGCAGGGCAAATCGCCACCGATGGTGCAGAGGGACAGCCGTATATTATTTTCAACAGCATGGGCTGGGAACGAAATGAAGTGATTGAAATCACGCTGGATTCATCGATTCCGGAAATGGCTGCCTATGATCAGGAGGGGCATCGTCTTGAAGGCGAGCTTGTTCGGAGCGAAGGCGTGCATAAGCTGATGATTCACGTGACTGGCATCCCGGCATTTGGATATACAACGTTGTGGCTGCGCCAAGCCGACCGATCTGTAGCATCCGGTGAATCGGACCGTGTGGTCGGTTCGGATCATGCCGGCGATACCGGCAATTCCGTCCCTTCGCGTTGGGAAACGGACGAATATGTGCTCGAATTCAACGAGGCGGGCGAGATTACCCGCTGGTATGATAAATCGCTGCAGCGCGAGTGGCTGAAGCCCGGTGAGTTGGCGAACGAGCTGCAGCTGTTCCATGACAGGCCCACGTATTGGGATGCATGGGACATCGATCCCCGGTTCGAGTCGCAGCGCGCCGATCGGGCACGTTTGATCTCCAGCGAGGTCGTTCGACAGGGCGGCGTGCAGGATGTGCTGCGCTTCCGATGGGAGCTGGGCGCATCCAAGATCGAGCAGGATATCGTGCTGTGCCGCCATCAGCGCCGCGTCGATTTCAGGACGCGTGTGCAGTGGGCGGAGAGTCATAAGCTGCTGAAGGTAGCTTTTTCCGTAGATTTGGTAGCGACCCGGGCGACCTACGAAATTCCGTTTGGCGCGTTGGAGCGGTCAAGTCATGCCAATACAAGCTGGGAACAGGCGCAATTCGAGGTATGCGGCCATCGCTGGGCAGACCTTTCCGAAGGCAATGGCGGGGTCAGCCTGCTGAATGATTGCAAATACGGCTATGACATTAAAAAGCAGACGCTCCGGTTGTCGCTGCTGCGGGCTCCGAAATGGCCTGACGAACATGCCGATCAAGGGGAGCATGAGTTCACCTACTCCTTGCTGCCACATGCGGGAGATTGGCGTGAGGCGGGCGTGGTGCGCCGCGCCATGGAACTGAACCATCCGGTGCACGTGGTCGCTGCGGAGCAGCATGCAGGTATAATGCCCGGCGTATACGCGTATTTCCGCTTTGACAGCAAACACGTCATTCTGGATACGGTCAAAGCGGCCGAGGACGGCTTGGGAACGATTTTGCGTTTCTATGAATCTTCCGGTGGCAGGGAAACCGTGGAGCTGCGCTTGCCCCAAACATCGATAAGAGCGTGTACAGTCAATCTGCTGGAGGATGAGGGCGAAGAACTCTTTTGTCAGGACGGAGTGCTTCGACTGGCATTCAAGCCGTATGAGGTGAGGTCAGTGAAACTGATGCCAATGCACTAAGCGAAGGGAGCGTTTTTTGGCCGAACATGACATATTCTTTTCGTGAAGGCAGCAGGTAAGCAGCCGGAAAACGACGGGAAAAGTTTATGATGGAAAGCGGGCGTATCGGCAGGAAAAACAGGCAGCTATGGCAAAAGGTAAGCTTGTAAGCCGCA contains the following coding sequences:
- a CDS encoding helix-turn-helix domain-containing protein, with the protein product MRSNWFRRLLLSYLPVFFIVTTILFFIFFQVFNEQNRREALKANEFLASQVTQYLDNSLRSIDFKVLREMLTNSTLKNYYAGYGGGDVYADIQAMEAIDELKIEYPLIDSIYLVRNTDDTVFSNGKRVAVADFPDAGFIRDSREADIQKWVGARAFKAFPSQAAKQVVTLIRGASNGAGLIVVNVDLATLRKSIMQMYDPEFTFVHIYNNQGGNLWDGAMGERSAVKAASGEVFSEFTSSYSGWKVQTGLNNGKIVKFALKFYDIWFVFALAVVLTGVIWVIYVTRRNYKPLQQIVTLIETVASQKQPAPGVNQAKENEFRFIHATLERMIEQSRHYQEEHEENLILHKKYLFQELLEGTSEFSAEELAAGMRRFNLPEPGTRWSVMAVEIDRYARFTAEYHLQDQSLLKFVLSSMLQENARKEGMEVWAEWIAGHRLYAIAWLPEGVLLEDAEQRLLSGYMEQVGQYLNFTVTIGVGRVAVDLRGLRASFKEAVRTLDYKAVLGLNRIIPCSDVPDSTNDVYEFLKTISSLVQAMRLSDGDWEKHFDRLFEQIRASVLSRQEIMNTVQLLFQHYNREFAELPREYHELWAEVFGGLLPRLEEWETEEDLRLLCLEGFRELARRMNELRCSKKHGTNILEIRKYIEENYSNPDLSLNYLSDLFDINPKYLSKLFKDEIGEKFVDLLISQRIEKAKQLMQETDKAIQEISEEVGYTNYNSFNRAFKNVVGMAPSDYRKAI
- a CDS encoding alpha-mannosidase, with the translated sequence MIRIHRFIQDMEQSRWLDCIELPQWQVQRTKYVVPAEYEDEQEAAALEDITALQGVHGTTYRLGTTLDIPPEWEDGAIGLVFETRGEGLLRVNGQPYHGLDRNHGFVPLPRSRTGMNPLLEVELYDPIPEPHDPLNRQATINPPIRGIRAALVHVNRPLQSLMYSVKVLAESLRELPEADLKRGRLIQAVHRIMDEMYDNPERWSDAGWVGEFEHTLALAVQEVDPEPARSGFMHLIGQSHIDVAWLWPVRETVRKTSRTFSTMCALMDEYPDFVYSQSQPQLYAFAKEHYPELYERVKARIAEGRWELVGGMWVEPDLNIPSGESLVRQMLYGQRFYEAEFGKRSKIEWLPDTFGYCASLPQLLKQAGISYFMTTKLNWNDTNVFPHDLFEWVGIDGTSVLSYLNHGVNEHTRPKDVAEHWQSYRQKGVHPEQLLLYGHGDGGGGVTSEMVEMAEKAAFMVGQPVSRFSTAASFFEGITERQPELPQWHGDLYLELHRGTYTTHARNKRSNRKAEVLYREAEVWGQLAGLSSAATSMAIPKERVSSAAVHGADPAQLKSKLDEGWKLIMLNQFHDIIPGTSIPEVYVTSAQEYAQVFELGTSALTGALDNIAGQIATDGAEGQPYIIFNSMGWERNEVIEITLDSSIPEMAAYDQEGHRLEGELVRSEGVHKLMIHVTGIPAFGYTTLWLRQADRSVASGESDRVVGSDHAGDTGNSVPSRWETDEYVLEFNEAGEITRWYDKSLQREWLKPGELANELQLFHDRPTYWDAWDIDPRFESQRADRARLISSEVVRQGGVQDVLRFRWELGASKIEQDIVLCRHQRRVDFRTRVQWAESHKLLKVAFSVDLVATRATYEIPFGALERSSHANTSWEQAQFEVCGHRWADLSEGNGGVSLLNDCKYGYDIKKQTLRLSLLRAPKWPDEHADQGEHEFTYSLLPHAGDWREAGVVRRAMELNHPVHVVAAEQHAGIMPGVYAYFRFDSKHVILDTVKAAEDGLGTILRFYESSGGRETVELRLPQTSIRACTVNLLEDEGEELFCQDGVLRLAFKPYEVRSVKLMPMH
- a CDS encoding glycoside hydrolase family 3 N-terminal domain-containing protein, with translation MDYRDASRPVPERVQDLLGRMTTEEKIGQLIQPMGWKAYAKEADGTVQVTEAFKQDVADGGVGSLYGALRADPWTEVTLETGLSPRQGAEAMNEIQRYAIEHSRLGIPVLFGEECSHGHMAICATVFPVPLLVGSTWNPALYRQMSEAIALETRSQGGAVTYSPVLDVVRDPRWGRTEECFAEDPYLIGELAVAAVEGLQGERLDSPHTIAATLKHFAAYGSSEGGRNAAPVHMGMRELHEIDLLPFKKAVEAGACSVMTAYNEIDGVPCTSSTYLLNDVLREQWGFEGVVITDFGAIQMLVHGHNTAENGEQAAAQALRAGVDMEMSGYMFRKHLKQALEQGFMAEHDLDQAVSRVLELKFRLGLFEQPFVDPAFAERVIGCEAHKELARQVAREGIVLLKNENGTLPLAKKGYTLAVIGPNANHVYNQLGDYTSPQPKGKVVTVLEGIRANLASLGEDAAEVLYAPGCRIKGESREGFAQALDAAEQADAIVMVMGGSSARDFGEGTIDLRTGASVVTDDPWNDMECGEGIDRSSLSLTGVQLELVQEVHKLGKPVIVVYINGRPIAEPWIDEHAHAILEAWYPGQEGGNAIADILFGDANPSGRLSVSVPKHVGQLPVVYHARRTRGKRYLEMELAPQYPFGFGLSYTTFDYANIRVTPEVIGPDEEAELHVDVTNSGTVAGMEVVQLYVTDVTASVTRPELALGGFTKIELEPGQTRTVTLKVGFEQLSLVDSQLRRIVEPGEFRLKAGRHSQDGIECTLRVRNKGGEA